From the Streptomyces pluripotens genome, one window contains:
- a CDS encoding FtsW/RodA/SpoVE family cell cycle protein produces the protein MSSTTNSPTHHTSTIGAIGAPSRRNTELALLVFAVVIPVFAYANVGLALDGKVPAGLLSYGLGLGLLAGVAHLVVRKFAPYADPLLLPLATLLNGLGLVAIWRLDQSKLLQAINVAGGKATNQLIYTAMGIALFIATLIFLKDHRTLQRYTYISMATALVLLLLPLIPGLGANVLGAKIWIRIGSFTIQPGEFAKIVLAIFFAGYLMVKRDALALASRRFMGLYLPRGRDLGPIVVVWAMSILILVFETDLGTSLLFFGMFVIMLYVATERTSWIVFGLLMSAVGAVGVASFESHIQTRVHAWLDPMREYKLSRMVTHDGIAHSDQLQQALWAFGSGGTLGTGWGQGHSEQIKFAANSDFILATFGEELGLAGIMAILLIYGLIAERGIRTALAARDPFGKLLAVGLSGAFALQVFVVAGGVMGLIPLTGMTMPFLAYGGSSVIANWALIGILIRISDTARRPAPTPASNPDAEMTQVVRPS, from the coding sequence ATGAGCAGTACGACAAACTCGCCGACGCACCACACGTCCACGATCGGCGCGATCGGCGCGCCGAGCCGCCGCAACACCGAGCTGGCCCTGCTGGTCTTCGCCGTGGTCATCCCGGTGTTCGCCTACGCCAACGTGGGCCTGGCCCTCGACGGCAAGGTGCCCGCCGGGCTGCTGAGTTACGGTCTGGGCCTCGGCCTGCTGGCCGGTGTCGCCCATCTCGTCGTACGGAAGTTTGCGCCGTACGCCGACCCGCTGCTGCTGCCGCTGGCCACCCTACTCAACGGGCTCGGACTGGTTGCGATCTGGCGTCTGGACCAGTCGAAACTGTTGCAGGCGATCAACGTGGCCGGCGGCAAGGCGACCAACCAGCTGATCTACACGGCGATGGGCATCGCGCTGTTCATCGCGACGTTGATCTTCCTCAAGGACCACCGCACCCTGCAGCGCTACACCTACATCTCCATGGCGACGGCGCTGGTCCTGCTGCTGCTCCCGCTGATCCCGGGCCTCGGCGCGAACGTCCTGGGCGCCAAGATCTGGATCCGGATCGGCAGCTTCACCATCCAGCCGGGTGAGTTCGCCAAGATCGTGCTGGCGATCTTCTTCGCGGGCTACCTGATGGTGAAGCGCGACGCGCTCGCCCTGGCCAGCCGCCGCTTCATGGGCCTCTACCTGCCCCGAGGACGCGACCTCGGCCCGATCGTCGTGGTCTGGGCGATGTCGATCCTGATCCTGGTCTTCGAGACCGACCTCGGCACCTCGCTGCTGTTCTTCGGCATGTTCGTGATCATGCTGTACGTGGCGACCGAGCGAACCAGCTGGATCGTTTTCGGTCTACTGATGTCCGCGGTCGGCGCCGTCGGCGTGGCGAGCTTCGAGTCGCACATCCAGACCCGTGTGCACGCCTGGCTCGACCCGATGCGCGAGTACAAGCTCAGCCGCATGGTCACCCACGACGGCATCGCCCACTCCGACCAGCTCCAGCAGGCCCTGTGGGCGTTCGGCTCGGGCGGCACCCTGGGCACCGGCTGGGGCCAGGGCCACTCCGAGCAGATCAAGTTCGCCGCCAACTCCGACTTCATCCTCGCCACCTTCGGCGAGGAGCTGGGGCTGGCGGGCATCATGGCGATCCTGCTGATCTACGGCCTGATCGCGGAACGCGGCATCCGCACCGCCCTCGCCGCCCGCGACCCGTTCGGCAAACTGCTGGCCGTCGGCCTGTCCGGCGCCTTCGCACTGCAGGTCTTCGTCGTGGCGGGCGGTGTGATGGGGCTCATCCCGCTGACCGGTATGACCATGCCGTTCCTCGCGTACGGCGGCTCCTCGGTGATCGCCAACTGGGCGCTCATCGGCATCCTGATCCGCATCAGTGACACCGCCCGCCGCCCGGCACCCACCCCTGCCAGCAATCCCGACGCCGAGATGACCCAGGTGGTCCGCCCGTCATGA
- a CDS encoding Stp1/IreP family PP2C-type Ser/Thr phosphatase, which yields MSLSLRFAAGSHKGMIREGNEDSGYAGPRLLAIADGMGGQAAGEVASSEVISTLVTLDDDVPGSDILTSLGTAVQRANDQLRAMVEEDPQLEGMGTTLTALLWTGQRLGLVHVGDSRAYLLRDGVLTQITQDHTWVQRLVDEGRITEEEATTHPQRSLLMRALGSGDHVEPDLSIREVRAGDRYLICSDGLSGVVSHQTMEETLASYQGPQETVQELIQLALRGGGPDNITVIVADVLDLDTGDTLAGQLSDQPIVVGAVAENQHHLHDNGIMQTPAGRASHLGRHSKGHGGGEFGPPGSGDTTGYIPTDGFGDYADGDFTKPRRQRKWLKRSLYSALALAVIGGGLYGGYRWTQTQYYVGAKGEHVALYRGISQDLAWVSLSKVEKDHPEIELKYLPPYQQKQVRATIAEGGLTDARAKVQELAVQASACRKQAERAATASAKNAETDDGKTKAATGTTLASRTSKASQTPNPSASAPSSASPSKSPTPSATATPHPGPSLSEDEQKVVDQCGKQ from the coding sequence ATGAGTCTGTCACTGCGCTTCGCCGCCGGATCGCACAAAGGCATGATCCGGGAGGGCAACGAGGACTCCGGTTACGCCGGTCCCCGCCTGCTCGCGATCGCTGACGGCATGGGCGGCCAGGCGGCCGGCGAGGTGGCCTCCTCCGAGGTGATCTCCACCCTGGTCACCCTCGATGACGACGTCCCCGGCTCCGACATCCTCACCTCCCTCGGCACAGCCGTGCAGCGCGCCAACGACCAGCTGCGCGCCATGGTCGAGGAGGACCCGCAGCTGGAGGGGATGGGGACCACTCTGACCGCGCTGCTGTGGACCGGACAGCGACTCGGTCTGGTGCACGTCGGCGACTCCCGCGCGTACCTGCTGCGGGACGGCGTACTGACCCAGATCACCCAGGACCACACCTGGGTGCAGCGGCTCGTGGACGAGGGCCGGATCACCGAGGAAGAGGCCACCACCCACCCGCAGCGCTCCCTGCTGATGCGCGCCCTGGGCAGCGGCGACCACGTCGAGCCCGACCTGTCGATCCGCGAGGTGCGGGCCGGCGACCGCTATCTGATCTGCTCCGACGGCCTGTCCGGCGTGGTCTCCCACCAGACGATGGAGGAGACCCTCGCCAGCTACCAGGGCCCGCAGGAGACCGTGCAGGAACTGATTCAGCTCGCTCTGCGCGGCGGCGGGCCCGACAACATCACCGTCATCGTCGCCGACGTCCTCGACCTGGACACCGGTGACACCCTCGCCGGCCAGCTGTCCGACCAGCCGATCGTGGTCGGTGCCGTCGCCGAGAACCAGCACCACCTGCACGACAACGGCATCATGCAGACCCCGGCCGGCCGCGCCTCCCACCTGGGCCGACACAGCAAGGGCCACGGCGGTGGGGAGTTCGGTCCACCCGGCTCCGGCGACACCACCGGCTACATCCCCACCGACGGCTTCGGCGACTACGCCGACGGCGACTTCACCAAGCCGCGCAGGCAGCGCAAGTGGCTGAAGAGGTCCCTCTACAGCGCCCTCGCCCTCGCCGTCATCGGCGGCGGCCTGTACGGCGGTTACCGCTGGACGCAGACGCAGTACTACGTCGGCGCCAAGGGCGAGCACGTCGCGCTCTACCGGGGGATCAGCCAGGACCTGGCCTGGGTGTCGCTGTCGAAGGTGGAGAAGGACCATCCCGAGATCGAACTCAAGTACCTGCCGCCCTACCAGCAGAAGCAGGTCAGGGCCACGATCGCGGAAGGCGGCCTGACGGACGCCCGGGCGAAGGTCCAGGAGCTGGCCGTGCAGGCCTCCGCCTGCCGGAAGCAGGCCGAACGCGCGGCCACCGCGAGCGCGAAGAACGCCGAGACGGACGACGGCAAGACCAAAGCCGCCACGGGAACCACCCTGGCCTCACGGACGTCCAAGGCATCACAAACGCCGAACCCCTCGGCGTCCGCGCCGTCCTCCGCCTCGCCCTCGAAGTCTCCGACCCCGTCCGCGACCGCCACGCCCCACCCCGGCCCGAGCCTCTCCGAGGATGAGCAGAAGGTCGTCGATCAGTGCGGCAAGCAGTAG